The following are encoded in a window of Variovorax paradoxus genomic DNA:
- a CDS encoding superoxide dismutase, with product MEHTLPPLPYAIDALAPEYSQETLEFHHGKHHNAYVVNLNNLQKGTEFEAMTLEEIIKKSSGGIYNNAAQIWNHTFFWNCMKPQGGGAPTGALAKAIDAKWGSYDAFKEAFVKSAVGNFGSGWTWLVKKADGSVDIVNTGAAGTPLTTADTALLTVDVWEHAYYIDYRNMRPKFVETFLAKLVNWDFAAKNFG from the coding sequence ATGGAACACACCCTTCCCCCGCTGCCGTACGCCATCGACGCACTGGCCCCCGAGTACTCGCAGGAAACGCTCGAGTTCCACCACGGCAAGCACCACAACGCCTACGTGGTGAACCTGAACAACCTGCAAAAGGGCACCGAGTTCGAAGCGATGACGCTCGAAGAGATCATCAAGAAGTCCAGCGGCGGCATCTACAACAACGCTGCCCAGATCTGGAACCACACCTTCTTCTGGAACTGCATGAAGCCGCAAGGAGGCGGCGCACCGACGGGCGCATTGGCCAAGGCCATCGATGCCAAGTGGGGCAGCTACGACGCCTTCAAGGAAGCCTTCGTGAAGTCGGCCGTGGGCAACTTCGGTTCGGGCTGGACGTGGCTCGTGAAGAAGGCCGATGGCTCGGTAGACATCGTGAACACCGGCGCTGCCGGCACGCCGCTGACCACCGCCGACACCGCGCTGCTGACGGTCGACGTGTGGGAGCACGCGTACTACATCGACTACCGCAACATGCGCCCGAAGTTCGTCGAGACCTTCCTGGCCAAGCTGGTCAACTGGGACTTCGCGGCCAAGAACTTCGGCTGA
- a CDS encoding helix-turn-helix transcriptional regulator, with protein sequence MSAPDATKPTWMPHQPADRILSTLKTRGALGIPDIAKVLNVTVEAVRQQMAKLETEGLVDAESRSSGRGRPTQIWRLTGEGHRRFPDTHAEMTVQMISAVISVFGEKGMDQLIGAREATMRATYTEAMRGARNLETRLERLADIRSREGYMAEYRAEGEGFLFIENHCPICTAAQACTGFCRSELQLFNEVLGPEADVSRVEHVLAGARRCAYRVVPKAA encoded by the coding sequence ATGTCCGCCCCCGATGCCACCAAGCCCACCTGGATGCCGCACCAGCCGGCAGACCGCATCCTCTCCACGCTGAAGACCCGCGGCGCGCTCGGCATCCCCGACATCGCCAAGGTGCTGAACGTGACGGTCGAGGCGGTGCGCCAGCAGATGGCCAAGCTCGAGACCGAAGGGCTGGTCGACGCCGAGAGCCGCTCCAGCGGCCGCGGCCGTCCGACCCAGATCTGGCGGCTCACCGGCGAGGGCCACCGGCGCTTTCCCGACACGCACGCCGAGATGACGGTGCAGATGATCAGCGCCGTGATCAGCGTGTTCGGCGAGAAGGGCATGGACCAGCTCATCGGCGCGCGCGAAGCCACCATGCGCGCCACCTACACCGAGGCCATGCGCGGCGCGCGCAACCTCGAGACGCGGCTCGAGCGGCTCGCGGACATCCGCAGCCGCGAGGGCTACATGGCCGAGTACCGGGCCGAGGGCGAGGGCTTTCTCTTCATCGAGAACCACTGCCCCATCTGCACCGCGGCGCAGGCCTGCACCGGCTTTTGCCGCAGCGAGCTGCAGCTCTTCAACGAAGTGCTGGGGCCCGAGGCCGACGTGAGCCGCGTCGAGCACGTGCTCGCGGGCGCGCGGCGCTGCGCCTACCGCGTCGTGCCCAAGGCCGCCTGA
- a CDS encoding efflux transporter outer membrane subunit, with translation MTMTTGLFSYAAPFALSVLVLAGCAVGPKYAALDDAPVAIAAPERALFAPDAVQRDWWRQLDDPQLDALIERALAGNHDIRIAQARLLEARAMQTEAELDRLPVVTLGASKTRSIAQGNGVPADARTLAQSSRAGFDAGWEIDLFGRLQRLDEAATARAQASAADLEQVRIVAVAELARNYYEMRGAEQRLAVTQRTLDSLRQSLRVTEAQVQTGRGLEGDLASAQANLASTESQLPAFETARRQAAYRVAVLAGLRPAELVPMLQPQALRVLDKRLPIGDLGELLRRRPDVLRAERGLAASTADVGAATAELYPRVDIGGFLGFIALRGSDLGSASSRAFSVTPGVSWPGLRLGSVKARLRGAEARAEGERAVYEQTVLRAIEDVENALTGYGQNQLRLQRLLEASARSGRAAELAQVRYREGAAPYLSVLDAQRTLLRAQDAVAEAETASFTSLVALYKALGGGWQAPTDAKGVPTT, from the coding sequence ATGACCATGACGACAGGACTTTTCTCTTACGCCGCACCGTTCGCCCTCAGCGTGCTGGTGCTGGCCGGTTGCGCGGTCGGGCCGAAGTACGCCGCGCTGGACGATGCGCCGGTGGCCATCGCCGCCCCCGAGCGCGCGCTGTTCGCGCCCGACGCAGTGCAGCGCGACTGGTGGCGCCAGCTCGACGACCCGCAGCTCGATGCGCTCATCGAACGCGCACTGGCCGGCAACCACGACATCCGCATCGCGCAGGCCCGGCTGCTCGAAGCCCGCGCGATGCAGACCGAGGCCGAACTCGACCGCCTGCCCGTGGTGACGCTGGGCGCCAGCAAGACGCGCAGCATCGCCCAAGGCAACGGCGTACCGGCCGATGCGCGCACGCTGGCGCAAAGCAGCCGCGCCGGCTTCGACGCCGGCTGGGAGATCGACCTCTTCGGCCGCCTGCAACGCCTGGACGAAGCCGCCACCGCGCGCGCCCAGGCCAGCGCGGCCGACCTCGAACAGGTGCGCATCGTGGCCGTGGCCGAACTGGCGCGTAACTACTACGAGATGCGCGGCGCCGAGCAGCGCTTGGCCGTGACGCAGCGCACGCTCGACAGCCTGCGCCAGAGCCTGCGCGTGACCGAGGCGCAGGTGCAGACCGGGCGCGGCCTCGAAGGCGACCTGGCGAGCGCGCAGGCCAATCTGGCCAGCACTGAGAGCCAGCTGCCTGCCTTCGAAACCGCGCGCCGCCAGGCCGCCTACCGCGTCGCCGTGCTGGCGGGCCTGCGTCCGGCCGAGCTGGTGCCGATGCTGCAGCCGCAAGCGCTGCGCGTGCTCGACAAGCGCCTGCCCATCGGCGACCTGGGCGAATTGCTGCGCCGCCGGCCCGACGTGCTGCGCGCCGAGCGCGGCCTGGCGGCCAGCACCGCGGACGTGGGCGCTGCCACGGCCGAGCTGTATCCGCGCGTCGATATCGGGGGGTTCCTGGGGTTCATCGCCTTGCGCGGGTCGGACCTGGGCAGTGCGTCGAGCCGCGCCTTCAGCGTCACGCCCGGCGTGAGTTGGCCCGGCCTGCGGCTGGGCTCGGTCAAGGCCCGCCTGCGCGGCGCCGAAGCCCGTGCCGAAGGCGAGCGCGCCGTCTACGAACAGACGGTGCTGCGCGCCATCGAGGACGTGGAGAACGCCCTCACCGGCTACGGCCAGAACCAGTTGCGCCTGCAGCGGCTGCTGGAGGCCTCGGCCCGCAGCGGCCGTGCCGCCGAGCTGGCCCAGGTGCGCTACCGCGAAGGCGCCGCGCCCTACCTGAGCGTGCTCGATGCGCAGCGCACCCTGCTGCGCGCGCAGGACGCCGTGGCCGAGGCCGAAACGGCCTCGTTCACCAGCCTCGTGGCGCTTTACAAAGCACTGGGCGGCGGGTGGCAAGCGCCCACGGATGCGAAGGGAGTGCCAACCACCTGA
- a CDS encoding MexW/MexI family multidrug efflux RND transporter permease subunit: protein MKFTDLFVRRPVLALVVSTLILLLGARALGDLPVRQYPLTESTTLTITTQYPGASPELMQGFVTQPIAQAVATIENVDYLSSSSTLGRSVISVRMKLNADANQALTQAMAQVSQVKYRLPAEAFDPVILKSAGEATAVAYVGFSSKTMAVPQLTDYLSRVVQPQFASIEGVSGVEVSGGQTLAMRVWLDANRMAARGISAGELADALRQNNVQAAPGQVKGLYVVSNIRVNTDLVNVAEFRDMVIKRQTDGGSEAIVRLGDVATVELGAASADSSATMDGDKAIYLGLQAAPNGNPLVIVKRIRDLLPGIKQNLPPGVEVQLPFELARFIEASIDEVQKTLLEAIAIVVLVIFLCLGSLRAVLIPVVTIPLSMLGAAALMLLFGFSINLLTLLAMVLAIGLVVDDAIVVVENVHRHIEEGKSRVQAALIGAREVAGPVIAMTLTLAAVYAPIGLMGGLTGSLFKEFAFTLAGAVVVSGVIALTLSPVMSSFLLPQDATTGRMARYAESFFHKLATAYGRLLDVSLHHRWVTGLLAAAVLVSLPFLYNAAQRELAPGEDQAMVMTVIKSPQHANIDYVEKFGQTWDAVLAKLPENTGRWLINGSDGVSNSIGGVQLSDWKDRERNADQIQADVQGGMNEVEGSSVFAFQLPSLPGSTGGLPVQMVIRSAGDHATVFEAMETLKKAARESGKFAVVDSDLEFNNPVTEVRVDRAKANSMGVTMKAIGDTLAVLVGENYVNRFGMDGRSYDVIPQSPRDQRLTAEAMSRYFVKSASGQPVPLANLVTLSTSVGPNKLTQFNQLNASTFQAIPMPGVTMGDAVAFLSEEAKKLPAGFSYDWQSDARHFTQEGSALVMAFVFAIVVIYLVLAAQYESLRDPLIILISVPMSICGALVPLALGFATINIYTQIGLVTLIGLISKHGILMVEFANEIQERQNLDRRAAIEQAARIRLRPILMTTAAMVVGLVPLLFASGAGANSRFSIGLVIVVGMLVGTLFTLFVLPTMYTLLARDHRTVGRSARTAELEALVAREPAGDPA from the coding sequence ATGAAGTTCACCGACCTCTTCGTGCGCCGGCCCGTGCTGGCGCTGGTGGTGAGCACGCTCATTCTTCTGCTCGGCGCCCGCGCGCTGGGCGACCTGCCGGTGCGCCAGTACCCGCTGACTGAAAGCACCACGCTCACCATCACCACGCAGTACCCCGGCGCCTCGCCGGAGCTGATGCAGGGCTTCGTCACGCAGCCCATCGCGCAGGCGGTGGCGACCATCGAGAACGTCGACTACCTCTCGTCGTCGTCCACGCTCGGGCGCAGCGTGATCAGCGTGCGCATGAAGCTCAACGCCGACGCCAACCAGGCGCTCACGCAGGCGATGGCGCAGGTCAGCCAGGTGAAGTACCGGCTGCCGGCCGAGGCCTTCGACCCGGTGATCCTGAAGTCGGCAGGCGAGGCCACGGCGGTGGCGTACGTGGGCTTCTCGAGCAAGACCATGGCCGTGCCGCAGCTCACCGATTACCTCTCGCGCGTGGTGCAGCCGCAGTTCGCGTCGATCGAAGGCGTCTCGGGTGTCGAGGTGTCGGGCGGGCAGACGCTGGCGATGCGCGTGTGGCTCGACGCCAACCGCATGGCCGCGCGCGGCATCTCGGCCGGCGAGCTGGCCGACGCGCTGCGCCAGAACAACGTGCAGGCCGCACCGGGGCAGGTGAAGGGCCTGTACGTGGTGTCGAACATCCGCGTGAACACCGACCTGGTGAACGTGGCCGAGTTCCGCGACATGGTCATCAAGCGCCAGACCGACGGTGGAAGTGAAGCCATCGTGCGGCTGGGCGACGTGGCCACGGTGGAACTCGGTGCGGCCAGCGCCGACAGCAGCGCGACGATGGACGGCGACAAGGCCATCTACCTCGGCCTGCAGGCCGCGCCCAACGGCAACCCGCTGGTGATCGTGAAGCGCATCCGCGACCTGCTGCCCGGCATCAAGCAGAACCTGCCGCCGGGTGTGGAGGTGCAGCTTCCCTTCGAACTCGCGCGCTTCATCGAGGCCTCGATCGACGAGGTGCAGAAGACGCTGCTCGAAGCCATCGCCATCGTGGTGCTGGTGATCTTCCTGTGCCTGGGCTCGCTGCGCGCGGTGCTCATTCCGGTGGTGACGATTCCGCTGTCGATGCTGGGCGCGGCGGCGCTGATGCTGCTGTTCGGCTTCAGCATCAACCTGCTCACGCTGCTGGCAATGGTGCTGGCCATCGGCCTGGTGGTGGACGACGCCATCGTGGTGGTGGAGAACGTGCACCGCCACATCGAAGAGGGCAAGTCGCGCGTGCAGGCCGCACTGATCGGCGCACGCGAAGTGGCCGGCCCGGTGATCGCGATGACGCTCACGCTGGCCGCGGTGTACGCGCCCATCGGCCTCATGGGCGGGCTCACGGGCTCGCTCTTCAAGGAGTTCGCCTTCACGCTCGCAGGCGCGGTGGTGGTGTCGGGCGTGATCGCGCTCACGCTGTCGCCGGTGATGAGCTCGTTCCTGCTGCCGCAGGACGCCACGACGGGCCGCATGGCGCGCTATGCGGAATCGTTCTTCCACAAGCTCGCCACCGCGTATGGCCGGCTGCTCGACGTGTCGCTGCACCACCGCTGGGTCACGGGCCTGTTGGCCGCGGCCGTGCTCGTGAGCCTGCCCTTTCTGTACAACGCGGCGCAGCGCGAGCTGGCGCCCGGCGAAGACCAGGCGATGGTGATGACCGTCATCAAGTCGCCGCAACACGCCAACATCGACTACGTCGAGAAGTTCGGCCAGACGTGGGACGCGGTGCTGGCGAAGCTGCCCGAGAACACCGGCCGCTGGCTCATCAACGGCTCGGACGGTGTGTCCAACAGCATCGGCGGCGTGCAGCTGTCCGACTGGAAAGACCGCGAGCGCAACGCCGACCAGATCCAGGCCGACGTGCAGGGCGGCATGAACGAGGTCGAGGGCAGCAGCGTGTTCGCCTTTCAGTTGCCGTCGCTTCCCGGCTCGACCGGTGGGCTTCCGGTGCAGATGGTGATCCGCAGCGCGGGCGACCACGCCACCGTGTTCGAGGCGATGGAAACGCTGAAGAAGGCGGCGCGCGAAAGCGGCAAGTTCGCCGTGGTCGACAGCGACCTGGAGTTCAACAACCCCGTGACCGAAGTGCGCGTCGACCGCGCCAAGGCCAACAGCATGGGCGTGACCATGAAGGCCATCGGCGACACGCTGGCGGTGCTGGTGGGCGAGAACTACGTCAACCGCTTCGGCATGGACGGCCGCTCGTACGACGTGATTCCGCAATCGCCGCGCGACCAGCGGCTCACGGCCGAGGCGATGTCGCGCTACTTCGTGAAGAGCGCGAGCGGCCAGCCCGTGCCGCTGGCCAACCTGGTGACGCTGTCGACCAGCGTGGGGCCCAACAAGCTCACGCAGTTCAACCAGCTCAATGCCTCGACCTTCCAGGCCATTCCGATGCCGGGCGTGACCATGGGCGACGCCGTGGCGTTCCTCAGCGAAGAGGCGAAGAAGCTGCCGGCCGGCTTCAGCTACGACTGGCAGTCGGACGCGCGCCATTTCACGCAGGAAGGCTCGGCGCTGGTGATGGCCTTCGTGTTCGCGATCGTGGTGATCTACCTGGTGCTGGCCGCGCAGTACGAGAGCCTGCGCGACCCGCTGATCATCCTGATCAGCGTGCCGATGTCGATCTGCGGTGCGCTGGTGCCGCTGGCGCTGGGCTTTGCCACCATCAACATCTACACGCAGATCGGGCTGGTGACGCTCATCGGGCTCATCAGCAAGCACGGCATCCTGATGGTGGAGTTCGCCAACGAGATCCAGGAGCGCCAGAACCTGGACCGCCGCGCCGCCATCGAGCAGGCCGCGCGCATCCGGCTGCGCCCGATCTTGATGACCACGGCCGCGATGGTGGTGGGCCTGGTGCCGCTGCTGTTCGCGAGCGGCGCGGGCGCCAACAGCCGCTTCAGCATCGGCCTGGTGATCGTGGTCGGCATGCTGGTGGGCACGCTGTTCACGCTGTTCGTGCTGCCCACGATGTACACGCTGCTGGCGCGCGACCACCGCACGGTGGGCCGCTCGGCGCGCACCGCCGAACTCGAAGCGCTCGTGGCGCGCGAGCCCGCCGGCGACCCCGCCTGA
- a CDS encoding efflux RND transporter periplasmic adaptor subunit has protein sequence MNKQSRTWLGAGLTVAVLGAAGYGLVAKFQPAHAQGGAMPPAKVAVAPARQTEMARFLSGIGTLEANRQVEVPAEVEGRVAKILFTPGAQVRAGQLLVQLNDAPEQGDLERLRAQQANARALLDRTRRLLPQQAATQEQMEQAQAAFDQASGELRRVQALIEQKHIKAPFDGVLGIRKVNLGQFVRAGDALVSLTDSRTLFANLTLPETALPALKRNQAVALAVDAYPGRVFPAKLSAIEPMIGSDTRTVRLQATVDNADGALTPGMYVNGKVALPTRADAIAVPETAITYSTHGDSVFVVRAGDKGDGYSVQQVFVKTGERQDGLVVVEQGLKAGEQVVTSGQLRLYNGAAVAPAAKDTLALTEPKS, from the coding sequence ATGAACAAACAATCCAGGACCTGGCTCGGCGCCGGTCTCACGGTCGCGGTGCTGGGCGCGGCGGGCTACGGGCTCGTGGCGAAATTCCAGCCGGCCCATGCACAGGGCGGCGCCATGCCCCCGGCCAAGGTGGCGGTGGCCCCCGCGCGGCAGACCGAGATGGCGCGCTTCCTCAGCGGCATCGGCACGCTGGAGGCCAACCGGCAGGTCGAGGTGCCGGCCGAGGTGGAGGGACGGGTCGCGAAGATCCTGTTCACGCCGGGCGCGCAGGTGCGTGCCGGCCAGCTGCTGGTGCAGCTCAACGACGCGCCCGAGCAGGGCGACCTCGAACGCCTGCGCGCCCAGCAGGCCAATGCCAGGGCCTTGCTCGACCGCACGCGCCGCCTGCTGCCGCAGCAGGCCGCCACGCAGGAGCAGATGGAACAGGCGCAGGCCGCCTTCGACCAGGCCAGCGGCGAGCTGCGGCGCGTGCAGGCGCTCATCGAACAGAAGCACATCAAGGCGCCGTTCGACGGCGTGCTGGGCATCCGCAAGGTCAACCTCGGCCAGTTCGTGCGCGCCGGCGATGCGCTGGTGTCGCTCACCGACAGCCGCACGCTGTTCGCCAACCTCACGCTGCCCGAGACCGCGCTGCCGGCGCTCAAGCGCAACCAGGCGGTGGCGCTCGCGGTCGATGCCTACCCGGGCCGCGTGTTCCCCGCGAAGCTCAGCGCCATCGAACCGATGATCGGCAGCGACACGCGCACCGTGCGGCTGCAGGCCACGGTCGACAACGCCGACGGCGCACTCACACCCGGCATGTACGTCAACGGCAAGGTGGCGCTGCCCACGCGCGCCGACGCCATCGCCGTGCCTGAAACCGCCATCACCTACAGCACGCACGGCGACTCGGTGTTCGTGGTGCGCGCTGGCGACAAAGGCGACGGCTACTCGGTGCAGCAGGTGTTCGTGAAAACCGGCGAGCGGCAAGACGGCTTGGTGGTTGTCGAGCAGGGCCTGAAGGCCGGCGAGCAGGTCGTCACCTCGGGCCAGCTGCGCCTGTACAACGGCGCCGCCGTAGCGCCGGCCGCGAAGGACACGCTGGCCCTCACGGAGCCGAAGTCATGA
- a CDS encoding ArsR/SmtB family transcription factor, with protein MATKPRKKSSAVTEDEVFDIAADLFRAMAAPMRLKIVSLLCNGEKNVSELLAQIDTTQPNMSQHLNTLYQAGVLARRRDGVSIYYSIANETVVALCRSICVQIAIEQE; from the coding sequence ATGGCCACCAAACCCCGCAAGAAGTCCTCGGCTGTCACCGAGGACGAGGTCTTCGACATTGCCGCCGACCTGTTCCGGGCCATGGCCGCGCCCATGCGGCTGAAGATCGTGAGCCTGCTGTGCAACGGCGAGAAGAACGTGAGCGAGCTGCTCGCGCAGATCGACACCACGCAGCCCAACATGTCGCAGCACCTGAACACGCTCTACCAGGCGGGCGTGCTCGCACGACGCCGCGACGGCGTGAGCATCTACTACAGCATCGCGAACGAGACCGTGGTGGCGCTGTGCCGCAGCATCTGCGTGCAGATCGCCATCGAGCAGGAATAG
- a CDS encoding DsrE family protein — MRHAFIAFLLAMVATFAGAQETKVVYHVNTGVENSAAILANITNHLNAEPKAKIVVVTHGPGIDFLLSDAKDSKGREFSGPVSALAGRGVEFKVCNNTLTSRNIDAGKLLMETKVVPSGVAEVARLQAKEGYVYLKP, encoded by the coding sequence ATGAGACACGCATTCATCGCCTTCCTGCTCGCCATGGTCGCCACGTTCGCGGGCGCACAGGAGACCAAGGTGGTCTACCACGTGAACACCGGCGTGGAGAACAGCGCCGCCATCCTCGCGAACATCACGAACCACCTGAACGCGGAGCCGAAGGCGAAGATCGTCGTGGTCACGCACGGCCCCGGCATCGACTTCCTGCTGAGCGACGCGAAGGACAGCAAGGGTCGCGAGTTCAGTGGTCCGGTGAGCGCACTGGCCGGACGCGGCGTGGAGTTCAAGGTGTGCAACAACACGCTGACCTCGCGCAACATCGACGCGGGCAAGCTGCTGATGGAAACCAAGGTGGTGCCCTCGGGCGTGGCCGAGGTGGCGCGGCTGCAGGCGAAGGAAGGCTACGTCTACCTGAAGCCCTGA
- a CDS encoding MBL fold metallo-hydrolase: protein MFPCRPTAVRAKALLMCAALWLSASAAVAAPEIRPLPVAPDIYYVQGIPALGSKDNQNFISNAGFVITRDSVVMIDALGSPAVAERMVAEIRKLTPKPISHVILTHYHADHIYGLQVFKALGAQIVAHTRGKTYLTSDTARLRLEASRQELAPWIDERTRLVPADVWIDGRTELTIGGTRFVIQPAGPAHTPEDLAIFLPQQKVLFTGDIVFRNRTPYVGSADSRHWITSLDALLALDARTIVPGHGPASDDPAQDLRQTRDYLVFLRGAMQKAATEMTPFDEAYAATDWSRFEAWPLFKVANRMNAYNTYLLLEQEAR, encoded by the coding sequence ATGTTCCCGTGCCGGCCCACCGCCGTTCGCGCGAAGGCGCTGTTGATGTGCGCTGCGCTCTGGCTGAGCGCCAGTGCCGCAGTCGCCGCCCCCGAGATCCGCCCGCTGCCGGTGGCGCCCGACATCTACTACGTGCAGGGCATCCCCGCGCTGGGCTCGAAGGACAACCAGAACTTCATCTCCAACGCCGGCTTCGTCATCACGCGCGACAGCGTCGTGATGATCGACGCGCTCGGCTCGCCCGCGGTCGCCGAGCGCATGGTGGCCGAGATCCGCAAGCTCACGCCCAAGCCGATCAGCCACGTCATCCTCACGCACTACCACGCCGACCACATCTACGGCCTGCAGGTGTTCAAGGCGCTGGGCGCGCAGATCGTGGCGCACACGCGGGGCAAGACCTACCTCACGTCCGACACCGCACGGCTGCGGCTCGAGGCCTCGCGCCAGGAGCTCGCCCCATGGATCGACGAGCGCACGCGGCTGGTGCCGGCCGATGTGTGGATCGACGGCCGCACCGAGCTCACCATCGGCGGCACGCGCTTCGTGATCCAGCCCGCGGGCCCCGCGCACACGCCCGAAGACCTCGCCATCTTCCTGCCGCAGCAGAAGGTGCTGTTCACCGGCGACATCGTGTTCCGCAACCGCACGCCCTACGTGGGCTCGGCCGACAGCCGGCACTGGATCACGTCGCTCGACGCACTGCTCGCACTCGATGCGCGCACCATCGTGCCGGGCCACGGCCCCGCGTCGGACGACCCGGCGCAAGACCTGCGGCAGACGCGCGACTACCTCGTCTTCCTGCGCGGCGCGATGCAGAAAGCGGCCACCGAGATGACGCCCTTCGACGAGGCCTACGCCGCCACCGACTGGTCGCGCTTCGAGGCCTGGCCGCTGTTCAAGGTGGCCAACCGCATGAACGCCTACAACACCTACCTGCTGCTGGAGCAGGAGGCGCGATGA
- a CDS encoding c-type cytochrome: protein MKLLLPSLAVAVTTLLLSTPALANKELAQKNACLACHAVDKKLVGPAYLDVAKKYTGQADALAVLTASIQKGSTGKWGAVPMPAQPAMSEADAKALAAWVLGGAK from the coding sequence TTGAAGTTGCTGTTGCCGTCGCTCGCCGTTGCTGTCACCACCTTGCTGCTGTCGACACCGGCCCTTGCCAACAAGGAACTGGCCCAGAAGAACGCCTGCCTCGCGTGCCATGCGGTCGACAAGAAGCTGGTCGGTCCCGCCTACCTCGACGTCGCGAAGAAGTACACCGGCCAGGCCGATGCGCTCGCCGTGCTCACCGCGAGCATCCAGAAGGGCAGCACCGGCAAGTGGGGCGCCGTGCCCATGCCCGCGCAGCCCGCGATGAGCGAGGCCGATGCCAAGGCGCTGGCCGCCTGGGTGTTGGGCGGCGCCAAGTAA
- the soxC gene encoding sulfite dehydrogenase produces MSGSIQQTGKVRKAPENFLDAQGVRAVFAEAGKGRRDFIRNAFAAAVAGTAATSSALAQSRTAVGDGDPAILNLPAHSTGLGQPVVTDGYGKPSRYEANVQRRQSPGLTPTAQASVSFAPLQSLFGIVTPSGLHFERHHQGWWDIDPSKHRLMVNGLVKTPKVFTLDELMRLPSVSRFHFIECGANTGMEWGNVAVPTAQYTHGMLSCSEFTGVPLITLLEMAGADLKGERFVLAEGADGSSMTRTIPMSLIRSGEVLVAYGQNGEMLRPEQGYPLRLVVPGVQGVSWVKYLRRIELGDQPYGAKDETVHYVDLMPDGQHRQYTSIQECKSVVTTPSGGQMLLDKGFYNITGLAWSGRGQVKRVDVSVDGGRNWRTARLESPVLSKCLTRFNIDWVWDGTPAIIQSRAMDDTGYVQPSYKQLRAVRGTRSIYHNNAIQSWQVQANGEVANVQLS; encoded by the coding sequence ATGAGCGGCAGCATCCAGCAGACCGGGAAGGTGCGCAAGGCACCCGAGAACTTTCTCGATGCGCAGGGCGTGCGTGCCGTCTTCGCCGAAGCCGGCAAGGGGCGGCGCGACTTCATTCGCAACGCGTTCGCAGCGGCCGTTGCAGGCACCGCAGCGACATCGTCCGCGCTCGCGCAATCGCGCACTGCGGTGGGCGATGGCGACCCCGCCATCTTGAATCTGCCCGCGCACAGCACGGGCCTCGGCCAGCCGGTGGTCACCGACGGCTACGGCAAGCCTTCCAGATACGAAGCCAATGTGCAGCGTCGCCAGAGCCCGGGGCTCACGCCGACCGCGCAGGCCTCGGTGTCGTTCGCGCCGCTGCAGTCGCTGTTCGGCATCGTCACGCCCAGCGGCCTGCACTTCGAGCGGCACCACCAGGGCTGGTGGGACATCGATCCGTCGAAGCACCGGCTCATGGTCAACGGCCTCGTGAAGACGCCGAAGGTCTTCACGCTCGACGAGCTGATGCGGCTGCCGTCGGTGTCGCGCTTTCACTTCATCGAGTGCGGCGCCAACACCGGCATGGAGTGGGGCAACGTCGCGGTGCCGACGGCCCAGTACACGCACGGCATGCTGTCGTGCAGCGAGTTCACCGGCGTGCCGCTGATCACGCTGCTCGAGATGGCGGGCGCCGACCTCAAGGGCGAGCGCTTCGTGCTCGCCGAGGGCGCCGACGGTTCGTCCATGACGCGCACCATTCCCATGAGCCTCATCCGCTCCGGCGAGGTGCTCGTGGCCTACGGCCAGAACGGCGAGATGCTGCGGCCCGAGCAGGGCTACCCGCTGCGGCTCGTGGTGCCGGGCGTGCAGGGCGTGAGCTGGGTCAAGTACCTGCGCCGCATCGAACTCGGCGACCAGCCCTACGGTGCCAAGGACGAGACCGTGCACTACGTCGACCTCATGCCCGACGGCCAGCACCGCCAGTACACCAGCATCCAGGAATGCAAGAGCGTCGTGACCACGCCCTCGGGCGGCCAGATGCTGCTCGACAAGGGCTTCTACAACATCACCGGCCTCGCGTGGTCGGGCCGCGGCCAGGTGAAGCGTGTGGACGTGAGCGTGGACGGCGGGCGCAACTGGCGCACCGCGCGGCTCGAATCGCCCGTGCTCTCGAAGTGCCTCACGCGCTTCAACATCGACTGGGTGTGGGACGGCACGCCCGCCATCATCCAGAGCCGCGCCATGGACGACACCGGCTACGTGCAGCCCAGCTACAAGCAGCTGCGCGCGGTGCGCGGCACGCGTTCGATCTATCACAACAACGCCATCCAGTCGTGGCAGGTGCAGGCGAACGGGGAGGTGGCGAATGTCCAGCTTTCCTAG